A stretch of Colletotrichum lupini chromosome 2, complete sequence DNA encodes these proteins:
- a CDS encoding fic/DOC family protein, whose amino-acid sequence MRIQKSSSLHTHLDYKLKSHFLSLCTLPENEQPTHSVKILSMSSPKKKHNRRKSLRDLFDLEIPRVVIPSPNTRPNITNNHAPTPPLHHIKRLAEKSETLSMTIRADDVYLQYSSDDNPKKLFEKASNWLLAIQENSAENDHADTILKETHEAIIRAIFGSNMIERAGLGWDITVHLCRKIFSGEDVTDIPERTPEYESELLEMYRKEGNLKDMPAQYVLRGRREIIQHARAFQYLIHTFVVLREDLTEEIIKETHRILTKGIPIVQEGMDDVAPEKYGGIYRDVAVGAGSTMFTVPQFVPRKMKEFCEKLKEDISLAETRGFIDPFSIASKYSLEFVQIHPFQDGNGRTCRMILNAILCRYAGIIVPIGEQGEERSEYIAIKRNASENMDGHGPYALFVLTRAVTRLRELKKKMAGKGRRK is encoded by the exons ATGAGAATTCAAAAGTCCTCTTCTTTGCATACGCACCTTGACTACAAACTCAAATCCCACTTCCTTTCTCTTTGCACATTACCTGAGAACGAACAACCTACGCACTCCGTCAAG ATCCTCAGTATGTCTTCACCGAAGAAGAAACACAATCGACGCAAGTCTCTTCGCGATCTATTCGACCTTGAAATCCCCCGAGTGGTTATTCCCTCACCTAATACAAGGCCCAATATAACGAACAATCATGCGCCAACACCTCCACTCCACCATATCAAGAGGCTGGCCG AGAAGTCAGAAACTCTTTCTATGACGATCAGAGCCGATGACGTTTATCTACAATATTCAAGCGACGATAATCCAAAGAAGCTGTTCGAAAAAGCTTCAAACTGGCTTCTAGCAATACAAGAGAATTCAGCAGAGAACGATCATGCAGATACGATACTCAAAGAGACACACGAAGCGATAATTCGTGCTATCTTTGGCTCTAACATGATTGAGAGAGCTGGTCTTGGCTGGGATATCACAGTTCACCTCTGCCGAAAGATCTTCTCCGGCGAAGATGTCACCGACATTCCTGAGCGTACTCCTGAGTACGAAAGCGAATTGCTGGAGATGTATCGAAAAGAAGGCAATCTCAAGGACATGCCGGCGCAGTATGTTCTCCGCGGACGAAGAGAAATCATTCAGCACGCGCGCGCTTTTCAATACCTCATACATACATTTGTCGTATTGCGAGAAGATCTTACCGAGGAGATCATCAAAGAAACACATCGAATCCTCACCAAGGGTATCCCAATCGTTCAAGAGGGCATGGATGACGTTGCACCTGAGAAATATGGTGGCATCTATCGGGATGTTGCAGTTGGAGCTGGCTCGACAATGTTCACAGTTCCTCAATTCGTGCCGCGCAAGATGAAAGAGTTCTGCGAGAAACTCAAGGAAGATATCTCGCTCGCCGAAACACGAGGCTTCATCGACCCGTTCTCTATAGCTTCAAAGTACTCACTGGAATTTGTCCAAATTCACCCATTCCAAGATGGCAATGGCAGAACTTGCCGTATGATACTCAATGCAATTCTCTGCAGATATGCAGGTATCATTGTTCCCATCGGCGAGCAAGGAGAAGAGAGGAGCGAGTATATAGCGATAAAGCGAAATGCGAGCGAAAACATGGATGGACATGGCCCATACGCTCTTTTCGTGCTTACCAGAGCCGTTACACGCCTGCGAGAActgaagaagaagatggCTGGTAAAGGAAGAAGAAAATGA
- a CDS encoding cleavage and polyadenylation specificity factor subunit 5, with protein PVPPSRIVEAPTPTCFSSAFPALSNAPSFPRPNLVISYKPSYKHFPPAARIPRYSHKNTHIGTTAIMSTITTTALQSGHAPIIPLSFNSNQPDTIRLYPLSNYTFGVKETQPEEDPSVIARLKRLEEHYTQHGMRRTCEGILVCHEHNHPHILMLQIANAFFKLPGDYLRPEDDEVEGFKARLDERLAPVGRIGEGEEPADWQVGDCLAQWWRPNFETFMYPFVPAHVTRPKECKKLYFIQLPKSKVLSVPKNMKLLAVPLFELYDNTARYGPQLSAIPHLLSRYNFEFVDENGNIVAATPGASAPEGYVPRTKVLASGDDTDMQEAKGDEEENGEQQQQQQ; from the exons CCCGTGCCTCCTAGTCGAATCGTGGAAGCTCCAACACCTACGTGCTTTAGCTCAGCTTTCCCAGCCCTGTCCAACGCGCCTTCCTTCCCAAGACCGAACCTGGTTATCAGCTACAAACCTTCCTACAAGCATTTCCCGCCCGCCGCGCGCATCCCACGATACTCACACAAGAACACACACATAGGGACGACAGCCATAATGTCGACAATTACAACCACGGCCCTGCAATCGGGCCACGCGCCCATCATCCCCCTCTCCTTCAACTCAAACCAACCAGACACGATCCGCCTCTACCCGCTCTCCAACTATACCTTCGGCGTCAAGGAGACCCAGCCCGAGGAGGACCCCTCCGTCATCGCCCGCCTCAAGCGCCTCGAGGAGCACTACACCCAGCACGGCATGCGCCGCACCTGCGAGGGCATCCTCGTCTGCCACGAGCACAACCACCCGCACATCCTCATGCTGCAAATCGCAAACGCCTTCTTCAAGCTCCCCGGAGACTACCTCCGCCCCGAGGACGACGAGGTTGAAGGGTTCAAGGCCCGCCTCGATGAGCGCCTCGCCCCCGTCGGCCGCAtcggcgagggcgaggagcCCGCTGACTGGCAGGTTGGCGACTGCCTGGCCCAGTGGTGGCGGCCCAACTTTGAGACCTTCATGTACCCCTTTGTTCCGGCGCATGTGACTCGGCCAAAGGAATGCAAGAAGCTTTACTTTATCCAGTTGCCCAAGAGCA AGGTGCTTAGCGTCCCCAAGAACATGAAACTCCTCGCAGTCCCCCTCTTCGAGCTCTACGACAACACGGCGAGATACGGCCCCCAGCTCTCGGCGATCCCCCACCTCCTCAGCAGATACAACTTTGAGTTCGTCGACGAGAACGGCAACATCGTCGCTGCTACGCCCGGCGCGAGTGCACCGGAAGGATACGTTCCGAGAACAAAGGTGTTGGCGAGCGGCGACGACACGGACATGCAGGAGGCCAAGGGAGACGAAGAAGAGAACggcgagcagcagcagcagcagcagtaa